The Paenibacillus dendritiformis region CCGGCAGCCAGCCCGATCGGCGTATGGAAGGACAAGCCGAATAGCTCGGTCTTCAAGGCCGGATTCTCTCCAACCCCGTATATCCCTCTCAGCAGCGCTGGCACGCCCGGAATGCGGCCCGCTTTGGACATCCCCCCGATGACGAGATGATGCGCCCGCTCCGGGTCCATTTTAAATAGCAGAGGTTTTGCAATATATCGATACAACAACGTGTTCACTCCGTTCATCCATGCCAGACAATAAGCCTGCTTCGGTACTATTTTGGCTCGTCGCCAACCCCTTCTCCGGCACGGCAGCCGTCCCTGGAGAGAGCAGGCGCTTTTGGCCCTAACAAATAGTTTAAATCTTTCTTCGGCAAAAGAAAAGTCTGGATTCACTTTCAATTCGTCTGGCCTTTTGCCCAGAAAACGATTACAATTAAGGTAGTGAACAAGCGATTTCTAAGAAAGGTGATGAACTATGGCAACGAAACGGAAACCTCCCGTTATCGCGACCAAGCCGCAGGATGCCGTGAACAAGAAAGCCATTTATTGGGCGGGAGGCATCGCGCTGGTTATTGTCATTATCGTTTCCATCTTACTAGTGACGAACGGATAACATTCCTGCCCGTTCAAGGAATAAGAGAGCCGTGCCCCTGAGCTTCCGAGGGAACACGGCTCTCTCTTTGTGCCGCGTGCCGATTAATCCAGCCAGCGGTAGACCTTGTCCGGGTTGTCCTGCTTCGGCGTCAGATCGAGCCGGTAGCGATCTTCCGGATCGGGAACCCGCAGCTCGCCGGGCAGCACATCCGATACAATGCTGACTTCCGTCCCGATCGGCACCATGTCGAACAGCTCCTCGACATCGTCCGGCCGCATGCGGATGCATCCCAGCGATTCGTCCCGGCCAATGCTGTCCGGCTCATTCGTGCCGTGAATCGCATACAGCGTATCCGATAGCGTCATCCCCCGGCTTCCGAAGGCGCCGGTCGAGGAGCCGTTCGGATTCACCACCTTTTCCGAGATGACGAATTTCCCCTTCGGCGTGCGGCTGCCTCCCAGCCCGACCTCATAGTTGCGAAGCAGGATGCCGCCGCTAACGACCCCTAGGCGATGCCGTTTTTTATCGACCACGATTCGAATCGGCTCGCGGAATGGATCGGTCTCATCCGCCCACATGCGGGAGAGCGCCTGCTCGATCCGCTTCCGCTTGGCTCCGCGGGCCATCCCGTTCCGGTATAGCTGCAGCACCTCCGCATAAGCCTGCTCAATTCCCGCCGATGTGCCGGATACGGAATTGGCCGGATAGGCCTTCGCCATGGCGGTCCATTGATCCGGAGCAGCCTTGCCCTGCTTCACATAGGCCGTCAAGGCGGACTTGGCAATCAGCCGCTGCTCGCTCGCTTCCGCCCATAGCGCCGCGCCTTGGCGTGCCGCCTGCCTCTCCTCCTCGCAGCGGCAATCCGGTTCTGCCAGCGGCAGCATCTCGATCGGACCGCCTTCGGACGGGGTGCTGGCCAACAGAACCGGCTCCGGCGTCCGCGACCAGATGAGCCACGCTTCATCGGCCTCCATCCGAACGACGACATCCTCGCCTGCCCGCTTCCGATCCTTCTCCAGAATCCGCTTCAAGGCACGCGCATAGCCCTCGTCATCTCCTGCGGCCACCAGCCGGTAGAAGGTGCCCCCAGAGCTCTCCTCTTGCGGCGGCGGCGCATGGCCCTTTTCCCGCTGAACGCTGAGCCGCATTCCATCGGGAGCCGCCGCCTCTCCGCCGGGCAAGAGGACGAGCAGCAGGAGGAACAGAATGGCCAATAACCCGGCCCGCAGCTGGCGCGCCTTCGTCCGGCGCCGCCTGTCGCGATCCTTCCGCTCCTTCATCTGCTCCTCTACGGTCTCCTGCGGCAGAGGCTCATTCTCGAACGCTTTATAGATGTCTCCCGCCTGGTTGAAGCAGTAATTCGCTTTCCCTTGCTCCCCGGAACGCTCATATTGCTTGCCCAGCAAATACCAGGCCATCCGGTTATCCGGATGGGATTCCAGGTACTCTTTCATATAAGCTTGGTCTTTTTTGGACCATTGAGGGGCCGGTTGGTCGGATTGAGGGGGCATTCTGATTCCTCCCTTCTGCATCAGTCGTCTTCTGTACCGGGGCTTGCCTTACCGTCCGGCTGCTTCCCCTGACGCGTCTTGCCGTTCAAATACGGTATCCCGAAGAATGAGCGTCCGGAGCTCCGGAACCCAACTCACATGCAGCCCGAATTGATCGAGCAAGCGCACCGGGATCAGCCACTGCCCGTCTTGCCGGAAGGGTGCTTCCTCCGCGTTTAGCATCTGCGTCCGCTTCGTCCCGTTAATCTCCACCTGTACTTGCGGAATGTTCCGCTCCAGGACAAGAACGGATGAGCCGAACGTTACCCGCACCTGGTCTGGATCAAGCTCCTCCACTCCGTAACCGACCATCTTTTTCCACGGATCCAGCGGAAGGAAAGCGCGATTGTTCCGAATGACCGCAGGAACAGGCGTCTCAACCCGCCGGTCGTTATACACCGTAATGACCGCGTCCTGTGCGGACGGGCTTGTGGCCGCCGGGGAACGGACCTCCTCAGGCAGCGTATATCGGCGGATAAGGCGTATCGAATTATTGAATCCGTCCGCCACCGCGATCGTTCCGTTGCTGAGCACGGCCACATCCATCGGCTCGCGGAATGTCGCCTGTTCCGCCCAGCCGTTCTGATGACCTGTCCGCCCGCCGCCGCTTAACGTATACACCTTGCCGTCATATAGATAGCGGATGGCATGATTCCACCGATCGGCGACGACGATGCCGCCCTCTCCCGTAAGCGCGATGCCTGCCGGGCCGTTGAACAGCGCCTCGCTCGCCTTGCCGTCACGGTATCCTCCCGCGGCATACAGCCGCGTATCCGGGAACTTGTAACTATAGCTGGCGACCGAGCCGGCGCCGGCAAGCGTCGTCACGCGCTTCTGCTTCAGATCCACCAAGCGAAGGCGTTGATTCCCGGTGTCGCTGACGACCAGATCACCGGACGGGGTGAAGGCCAGGCTGCTCGGCTCGTTGAACTTGCTCACCATGAGCTTGCCGTCTGCATAATCGCCTGCTGCCGTGACCGCGCCTGGGGCATATTCGACGATCCGCTTCGATCGGGCATTCAGCGTCGTGACATTTCCGTTCGCATCAATGCGCCGAATGACATGATTCAACGCATCCGCGACGTAGAGGGAACCGTCCTCCGCTACGGCCACATCCCGCGGCTCGTTGAAGCGCGCCTCCGCTCCTTTCCCGTCCTTCCAGCCGGCCAGACCGCTGCCAGCCACCGTCGTGACCCGGCCCGACTTGTCCAGCTTGCGGATAACGTGGTTCGCCGCATCCGCAATATAAAGGTTGCCTTGCCGATCCTCCGCCATCCCCATCGGCTCATTGAAGCGAGCCTCCGTGCCCTTGCCGTCTGCCCAGCTCCCGTTCGGCTCCCGCGTCTCCGCAGCGAAGCGGACCTGTCCGGCCAGCGTGCTCACCTGTCCCGCAGCGTCAGCCCGGCGGATCAGATGGTTATAGGTGTCCGCGATGAGGAGCGCGCCGTTCTTCCCTGCCAGCAGCCCGGCAGGATAGCGGAACTGTGCCTGTTCGGCGCGGCCGTCAGCCGAGCCGGACACGCCCGAGCCCGCCCAATCGATTGTCTCGTACCAGAGCGGGGCGCGGTTCCAGGCGGCGAAGTCGAACGCAGGGGTCGATAAGCTGTCGAAGCGGCTCATTTCCTGTACCGGCGGCGTCAAAGGAGCTGGCGCGGACGACGCGGAAGCCGTACCTTCCGGACTGGCCGCGCCGATGCACAGCATAAGGAGGAGCAACCTGCTTGCCCAACGGAATTGCTTTACTTTTCGATTCATGCTGTTCTCCTTTATGACTTATGGATTCACTTTAATTTCCAGGGGCTTCTCCATCGGGGCGATCGAGTGAGCCGTTCCTGCCGCATCATAGAACCGGATATCGGATATCGTCAAGGTCATCGTTCCTCCCGAGCCGGCAAGATAAGGCAGCGTCAGCATCATGTCATCGCTGTCCAGCCGGATGGATCCGGGCGCCGTGACGAGAATCCGGTACAATATCCGGCTGCCGGTGACCGATACCGCGTCCACGCTGTTCTTATCATTATAATTATCCGGGCTCAACGCAATATTGAATTTGCCGCCGCCATGACGGTATTGCCCGGCATTCTGATCAAGTTTATTCCGATCGAGCGTCCCGCCGCTCGCATTGACAGCGAACTCGATGGCGACGACGTCAACCGGCTGCGTCAATCGCTTCAAGACGGCTGTAATCTCGACTGCCGCTCCTGCCTGGACCTCTGCTGCGCTTCCGGTCAGCTCCAGCACATCCTTCTGCAGTTCCGGATCGGGATCCGGGTCTGGATCTGGATCAGGTTTCGGATCAGGCCCAGGGTTCGGGCCGGGCTTCTCTCCATTCCCGGAAGAGCCCCCCGAAGTCCCCTCCGTTGCGCTGCCTGGCTTCGAAGCCTCGACGCACATTGCCGATGCCTTTCCGTTCTCGCATACTTCAAGGCGGGCCTTCTTCAAGTCCTCGGCGAAGCGCTCACGCTCCTTCTTCTCCAGCGATGCGGCATAGTCTTGCTCCAGCTGCAGCTGCCGTTCGCGATCGAGCTTCGCCTGCTGCTCCCGGCGCGCTTCCTCTTCCTTGGATAGAGCCGGATCGGCCGCGGAGACGGCGTCCTCGAGGCGGCTTCGCTGTTCCTTCATCTGGGTGATGCGCTCCCGTTCGCCTTCAGTAAGCTGTAGGGCGGCGTCCCGCCAAGCCATCCCCGAAGCCTTCGCTTCGGCTGCCGTCAGTCTCCCCGCCTCCAGCGCCGCCCTGACGATGACGCCATGGAATGCGATCAGATTGCGTTGAATCCGGATTTCCGCCTCGCTCCGTACCTCTGCCGAAGTTCCGCTGCCCGCCTTATCCGTCCCGAGCTCCAGGAAGCTGTCAAGCAGGGGGCATGACGTTCCGTCCGCCGAGGCCGGTTCCGTCGAGCAGGACGATTCCTGCCATTCCCGCAGCAAGCGGCTGTTCTCCTCGGCCGCGTCGCGGAAGCCGCTCACCATTGCCCGGAGCACGGCGGGGTCAAGCTCTGCCGCGAGCGAATCGGTATCCGCATAGGCGAACAAGGCTTCCACTCCTCCCGACTTCAATGGAACGAAGCTGGCGGCCTGCGCCGGATACACATCCCGCTCGAACAACGGCTTGATTGAAGTTCCCCGCGTGGCGGAATTCGTATCGGTGCTGCTGTACTGCGTGCGGACCACGCCGGCGGCAACATGCAGATCCGTCCATCCGGCGCCGGGATCGACGCGCACGGCGAACTGAGTGCCGCGGACAGCCATCACGGTCGTCGGCGTCTCCAATTCGAAGCGATCGTCCGCCCCCATAATCGACTTCACTTTGGCAAAGACGGAACCGGCCCATACTCCGATTTTCGTCTTTGCCCCATTTTCTCCATCCAATTCGGTAAAGGCAACATCGGCCTCTTCTCCGATCGTCAATTCATCCTCCTCATCTCCGCCGACCAGTTGAAGTACGACGCTGGATTTCGCTCCGGTGACGATCCGGTCCCCTTGGTTAATGCTCATATTTTTGAATAATTGCAGCGGTTTGCCGCCGCCTGATTTCGTAACTGAGGCCGTTCCTTTCCATTCCTTCACGAGAGCTACGCGCACCGCCTTATCGGCAGCCGCAGCCGGCACAGGCCGGATGAGTCCGACCACCAATAAGCAGCATGCGATGATGAACATCAGATTCCATCTCCGTCGTTGCACGTTATCCCTCCTCTCTTTTTCTATCGGATGAAAAAGGCCGAAATGCGAGCATTTTTTTACTTTTCCATCCTTTTTGGGTATGAAATCCGTCCTTCGGTCCTAATTCAGGCCTCTTCTTGTTCCGCCAGCAACTCGTAGACGAGAACCGGCTCCGACTTGCCCTTCAGCTTGAGAGGCCCCACCTCGGACATGTTGAACCGGCTGCCAAGGCGGCGCACCGTTTCTTCTCCGACAAGCACCTGTCCCGGCTTCGCTTGGGATTCCAAGCGGGCGGCGGTGTTAACCGTGTCGCCAATTGCCGTGTAATCGAGCCGAAGCGCTTCCGAGCCGATGTTCCCGACCACCGCTTCGCCGCTCTGAATTCCGATGCCGAACTGAACGGCGATATCCTTCGCGCCCAGCGTCTGCTTCAACAGCTCCGCCCGCTTTACCAAGCTCAACGCGGCTTGAAGCGCATGTTCTTCATGCCGCTCCAGCGGATAGGGAGCCCCGAAAATCGCCATGACGCCATCGCCGATGAACTTGTCCAGTGTCCCCTGGTGGCGGAAGATGACATCGGCGCAGGCATGCAAATACTGATTGAGCACCTGGATCGTCTCCTCCGGAGCCAGCCGTTCCGAGAGCGGTGTGAACCCGCGAATATCGATGAACATGACGGTAATATCGCAGCGCGTTCCGCCGACCCGAATCGGCTCCCTGGATCGCAGCAGTTCCGTTACGACGGCAGGCGACACGTACCGCCCGAACAGCTCTTCCACCTGCTGGCGCGCCCGCCGCTCCTCCCGGCTGCGATAGGCGAGAAGCAGCGTATAGGAGGCGGTCATCCCGCATATTTCCGTGAAATACGGAATGAATACCGAGCCGGTCTCGTAGACCGCGATCCAGATCACCGTATATAGCCCGGCGAGCAGCAGGGCGCATCCTGCCCCCAGCACGCCCCGGACCCGGTTCCCGCACCAGGCGGCAGCGGCAATGCCCGCGGCGAGCGCGATCACGTTCCAGCCGAAGGGAGCTTCCTTATAGAAGCGCCCCTCCAGGAGCGATTGAACCATATTCGCATGGATCTCCACGCCGTGGAGCGTCATCGTCCGGCTAAGCGGCGTCATATGCTTGTCGCTAAGCGAGGTCGCATACGGGCCAATGAGGACCGTTGTATCTTTGTAATACTCGGCATCGACGACACCGGTCAGCACATCGATGAACGACTGGCGATCGTATCCGTTCAGCTCGCTCTCTCCATAACCGTAAGCGGAAGTGAAGAAATCGGTCGCCACCTGATGCCGTGCGTCCGTCGGAATCGGCTTGTCCCCCCGCAGCCAAGCCTGCTTCTCCTCTTCCCAACGGATGCGTTCCCCTTCGGGCAGCATTCGGTTCGCAAGCAGCACGTCGAGCGATGGAATCAGCTCGCCGTTCTCGTCGCGCAGGCCGAGCGTCATATGCCGGATAACCCCGTCCGGATCGGGAAGCACATTCACATGGCCCAGCTGCTCTTCCCGCACATGGAGCGAAGCGGCCGGCCGATCGACGCGCTCGACGAGCAGCGATTCCGCGTCAGGCTGACGGGATTGCAGGGTGACCTGAACCGGCAGGTAGACTTGCGGATAGCGCTGCAGTTGTTCCGACAGCAGCGCATCATCCTGTTCATCCGATGCCGGATCGATGAGAAGCAGGTCCAGTGCCACCGACTCGGCCCCCGCTTCCATCAGATTGTTGATCATATCTGCATATACGCTGCGCGGCCAAGGAAATGGCCCCAACTGATTCAAGGACTCTTCGTCAATCGCAATAATTTTGATCCGATCGTCGGGAGCCTGCTCCGCCACGCTCTTGGTGCGCAGCGCATCGCGAAGGGCATGCTCCGCCATCTGGAACGTGCCCCCGGTTCCGAAGCCGTACACATACACGGCAATGATTGTGACGAGGGCCGCGATCCCGAGCGGAAATCCGTAATTCTTCATCCCAGCCCTCCCCCTGGCTGCCAAAATCAAAATATGTTCATATATTCAATTGTTGTGGCGTTAACCTATAACATTGTAGAACGAGGAATGCATTCTTGGCAATGACACTAACCCCACCTTCAGCTTGCTTGCAACAGAGTCCTTTTTGAAAAGAAAATGCCTGCATGATTCAGGCTGTTGGAAAACCCCTGTTTTTTGCGAAGGAGTGGAGATTGTCTATTTTTTCCCAATCAAAACTTGGCTCTCAGAGCGTTTTAAATCGATTTTTTCTAGTGAGAGACGAGATCCACCATATAAAAAATGAAGTGGAGAAAATTCCCACAGACTTCTCTACGGCCTGATTTTACGGGATCCAAGAGACCGCGTCGGATCCTGGAGGCATCATCGCCCCAGGAGGTATCATCGCCTTGTTGCCTTCAGGAGGCATCGTTGCCTCTCGGGGCTTGAACGTGTGGAGGGAATTGCTGCTATTTTACAGGAATTTCGGCTCAATGAGTCCACATCCCGAGGAATTGCTGCAAATCTACATCATTTATGGCCCTTTTGCTTCAAGTCGAAGCAAAACGGGTTAAATTCCTGCAGTTTTGCAGGATTCCCTTTCTGGTAAAGTCGTCCATATCGAATTGCTGTATTTGCGCAGGATTAGGATTTCGCTTGCCGAATAGGTGTTGAAATCGTGCAGTTTTGCAGACTTCGCTCACCGAATAGAAGTTTCTGGAGAAATCGTGTAGTTTTGCGGATTTCGCCTACCGGATAGACGTGTCTAGGGAAATGGTGCAGTTTTCAGGTCGTTGGAAAACCCCTGTTTTTTACGAAGGGGTGGAGATTGTCCTGTTCCTACTCAAAACTTGGCACGCATAGCTTTTTAAATCGATTTTTTCTACGGAGAGACGAGACCACCACATAAAAAATGAAGTGCAAAAAAATCCCTTGGACTTTCTCAACAGCCTGAGGTTTACATGATTTTTGCGCAAATTGGATACGTTCCACAAATAAAAAAAATCCCCGCACTGAGCAGGGACAAGCTTCCTCTATGTTGATGCAACGCAGTTAGCAGTTAGTTGAAAGGCGTATCCGCGATCTTAATCGAATCCGTAGGGCAGCCGTCAGCCGCATCCTGCAGATCGTCGTACAGATCTTCCGGAATCTCGGTGATTCCTTGGTTGTTGTCGCCTTCGTATATCACTTCTGCGATGCCTTCATCGTCGTAGTCGTATATATCCGG contains the following coding sequences:
- a CDS encoding L,D-transpeptidase → MPPQSDQPAPQWSKKDQAYMKEYLESHPDNRMAWYLLGKQYERSGEQGKANYCFNQAGDIYKAFENEPLPQETVEEQMKERKDRDRRRRTKARQLRAGLLAILFLLLLVLLPGGEAAAPDGMRLSVQREKGHAPPPQEESSGGTFYRLVAAGDDEGYARALKRILEKDRKRAGEDVVVRMEADEAWLIWSRTPEPVLLASTPSEGGPIEMLPLAEPDCRCEEERQAARQGAALWAEASEQRLIAKSALTAYVKQGKAAPDQWTAMAKAYPANSVSGTSAGIEQAYAEVLQLYRNGMARGAKRKRIEQALSRMWADETDPFREPIRIVVDKKRHRLGVVSGGILLRNYEVGLGGSRTPKGKFVISEKVVNPNGSSTGAFGSRGMTLSDTLYAIHGTNEPDSIGRDESLGCIRMRPDDVEELFDMVPIGTEVSIVSDVLPGELRVPDPEDRYRLDLTPKQDNPDKVYRWLD
- a CDS encoding stalk domain-containing protein produces the protein MNRKVKQFRWASRLLLLMLCIGAASPEGTASASSAPAPLTPPVQEMSRFDSLSTPAFDFAAWNRAPLWYETIDWAGSGVSGSADGRAEQAQFRYPAGLLAGKNGALLIADTYNHLIRRADAAGQVSTLAGQVRFAAETREPNGSWADGKGTEARFNEPMGMAEDRQGNLYIADAANHVIRKLDKSGRVTTVAGSGLAGWKDGKGAEARFNEPRDVAVAEDGSLYVADALNHVIRRIDANGNVTTLNARSKRIVEYAPGAVTAAGDYADGKLMVSKFNEPSSLAFTPSGDLVVSDTGNQRLRLVDLKQKRVTTLAGAGSVASYSYKFPDTRLYAAGGYRDGKASEALFNGPAGIALTGEGGIVVADRWNHAIRYLYDGKVYTLSGGGRTGHQNGWAEQATFREPMDVAVLSNGTIAVADGFNNSIRLIRRYTLPEEVRSPAATSPSAQDAVITVYNDRRVETPVPAVIRNNRAFLPLDPWKKMVGYGVEELDPDQVRVTFGSSVLVLERNIPQVQVEINGTKRTQMLNAEEAPFRQDGQWLIPVRLLDQFGLHVSWVPELRTLILRDTVFERQDASGEAAGR
- a CDS encoding FecR family protein; translated protein: MQRRRWNLMFIIACCLLVVGLIRPVPAAAADKAVRVALVKEWKGTASVTKSGGGKPLQLFKNMSINQGDRIVTGAKSSVVLQLVGGDEEDELTIGEEADVAFTELDGENGAKTKIGVWAGSVFAKVKSIMGADDRFELETPTTVMAVRGTQFAVRVDPGAGWTDLHVAAGVVRTQYSSTDTNSATRGTSIKPLFERDVYPAQAASFVPLKSGGVEALFAYADTDSLAAELDPAVLRAMVSGFRDAAEENSRLLREWQESSCSTEPASADGTSCPLLDSFLELGTDKAGSGTSAEVRSEAEIRIQRNLIAFHGVIVRAALEAGRLTAAEAKASGMAWRDAALQLTEGERERITQMKEQRSRLEDAVSAADPALSKEEEARREQQAKLDRERQLQLEQDYAASLEKKERERFAEDLKKARLEVCENGKASAMCVEASKPGSATEGTSGGSSGNGEKPGPNPGPDPKPDPDPDPDPDPELQKDVLELTGSAAEVQAGAAVEITAVLKRLTQPVDVVAIEFAVNASGGTLDRNKLDQNAGQYRHGGGKFNIALSPDNYNDKNSVDAVSVTGSRILYRILVTAPGSIRLDSDDMMLTLPYLAGSGGTMTLTISDIRFYDAAGTAHSIAPMEKPLEIKVNP
- a CDS encoding CHASE2 domain-containing protein, encoding MKNYGFPLGIAALVTIIAVYVYGFGTGGTFQMAEHALRDALRTKSVAEQAPDDRIKIIAIDEESLNQLGPFPWPRSVYADMINNLMEAGAESVALDLLLIDPASDEQDDALLSEQLQRYPQVYLPVQVTLQSRQPDAESLLVERVDRPAASLHVREEQLGHVNVLPDPDGVIRHMTLGLRDENGELIPSLDVLLANRMLPEGERIRWEEEKQAWLRGDKPIPTDARHQVATDFFTSAYGYGESELNGYDRQSFIDVLTGVVDAEYYKDTTVLIGPYATSLSDKHMTPLSRTMTLHGVEIHANMVQSLLEGRFYKEAPFGWNVIALAAGIAAAAWCGNRVRGVLGAGCALLLAGLYTVIWIAVYETGSVFIPYFTEICGMTASYTLLLAYRSREERRARQQVEELFGRYVSPAVVTELLRSREPIRVGGTRCDITVMFIDIRGFTPLSERLAPEETIQVLNQYLHACADVIFRHQGTLDKFIGDGVMAIFGAPYPLERHEEHALQAALSLVKRAELLKQTLGAKDIAVQFGIGIQSGEAVVGNIGSEALRLDYTAIGDTVNTAARLESQAKPGQVLVGEETVRRLGSRFNMSEVGPLKLKGKSEPVLVYELLAEQEEA
- a CDS encoding ferredoxin produces the protein MAKYTWVDKDTCIACGACGATAPDIYDYDDEGIAEVIYEGDNNQGITEIPEDLYDDLQDAADGCPTDSIKIADTPFN